CCGGCCTGAAGGACAAGCAGCTGACCAAGCTGCGCCGCGACAAGATCGGCTTCATCTTCCAGGCCTTCAACCTGCTCCCGACGCTCAACGCGCTGGAGAACATCACGCTGCCGATGGACATCGCCGGCCGCAAGCCGGACGCCGCCTGGCTCGACCAGGTCGTCGAGACCGTCGGCCTCGCCGACCGGCTCAAGCACCGGCCGACCCAGCTCTCCGGCGGCCAGCAGCAGCGCGTCGCCGTCGCCCGCGCACTGGCCGCCCGCCCCGAGATCATCTTCGGTGACGAGCCGACCGGAAACCTGGACTCCCGCTCCGGCTCCGAGGTGCTGACCTTCCTGCGCCGCTCGGTGGACGAGCTCGGCCAGACCATCGTCATGGTCACCCACGACCCGGTCGCCGCCGGCTACGCGGACCGCGTGCTCTTCCTCGCCGACGGCGTGATCGTCGACGAGATGCACGCCCCGACCGCCGACTCCGTCCTCGAACGCATGCGCCGCTTCGACGGCAAGCGCACCAGCTGAGCCCGGGGGATACGGACCGATGCTTCTCAAGACCTCACTACGGAGTTTCCTCGCCCACAAGGGGCGCATGATCCTCTCGCTCATCGCCGTCGTCCTGTCGGTGGCCTTCGTCTCCGGCACGCTCGTCTTCTCCAACACCGCCACCAGCACC
The sequence above is a segment of the Kitasatospora sp. NBC_00240 genome. Coding sequences within it:
- a CDS encoding ABC transporter ATP-binding protein → MTTAAAAVYDPQIPGGASAVAASARQVTKAYGAGETRVTALDSVDVDIQRGRFTAIMGPSGSGKSTLMHCLAGLDTVSEGRIWIGDTEITGLKDKQLTKLRRDKIGFIFQAFNLLPTLNALENITLPMDIAGRKPDAAWLDQVVETVGLADRLKHRPTQLSGGQQQRVAVARALAARPEIIFGDEPTGNLDSRSGSEVLTFLRRSVDELGQTIVMVTHDPVAAGYADRVLFLADGVIVDEMHAPTADSVLERMRRFDGKRTS